The Paenibacillus sp. G2S3 region AATAACCAAATCAATCGCGCTGCAGTGATCCTCAACATACAACCAATCGCGAATATTCATCCCATCACCATAAACAGGCAACGCTTGATCCGCAAGTGCGCGAGAGATCATCAACGGAATTAGTTTTTCAGGGAATTGATACGGGCCATAATTGTTCGAGCAGCGGGTAATGTTTACTGGCAGTCCGAATGTTTCATGGTATGCACGTACAAGCAGGTCTCCACCCGCTTTGCTGGCCGAATAAGGACTGTTCGGAGTCAAAGGAGTTTCTTCAGTAAACAACCCAGTTGCTCCAAGTGATCCGTAAACCTCATCCGTAGAAACCTGAACGAATTTAGTAACACTGTATTTTTTCGCTGCATCCAAAAGTACTTGTGTTCCAAGCACGTTCGTCTTTACAAACACTTCAGGCTCCAAAATACTCCGATCCACATGCGATTCAGCCGCGAAATTCACCACTACATCCACACCTTGGCTAAACAAAGCATCCATTGCCTGTACATCTGTAATGTCTGCTTTTACGAACTTGTGGTTCGGATGATTTTCAATTGATTTCAAATTCTCCAAATTACCTGCATACGTCAACGCGTCTACGTTAACGATTTGATAATCAGGATGTTGTTGCAGCATGTATAATACAAAATTGCTGCCGATAAATCCGGCTCCGCCGGTAACTAGCAGTTTCATTTATAGCCCACCTTTTGTTCAATGAAATGTTATGTTTATAATTCGAAGTTAAGTTCTGCGTCCTTCAGTACAGGATGACGTTGATCTTTATCCGATAATATCGGACTAGAAGTCGGCCAATCAATACCTAACGCTGGATCATTCCATAATATGCCGCGATCATTCTCAGGGGAATAATATTCGTCCACCTTATATAACACTTGGGTGTTCGGAACCAATGTGCAGAATCCATGTGCAAAGCCCTTCGGCACAAGCAGTTGGCGTTTGTTATATTCGCTAAGAATTACGCCAACCCATTGACCAAATGTAGGGGAATTACGACGGATATCAACGATTACATCGTAAATAGCTCCAGTTAGAACACGGATCAATTTCGTTTGAGCTTTGGGATTCAGCTGGTAGTGAAGACCACGCAGCACTCCAACGTCTGCAGAGAGGGACTGATTGTCTTGAATGAAATTGTAGTTTACGCCGAGCTTATGCATTACTTCTTCGTTGTAGCTTTCCATGAAAAATCCACGTTTGTCACCGTGAACCACAGGCTCTAACATGTTTGCACCTTTTAGTTGTAAGGCTGTAGCTTTCATCTAAAAGCCTCCCACTTTTAAATATTTATATTGGATCAAAAAATCACCATACAGATTTATTAGAACCGCTCTGATGTATATCTTACTCAGTAACTGTCCAATATGTTTTAAATTCAAGGTGATATTCATACCTAATCTGTATACATATTTTCATTTAGCTTTTACTACGCAAAAGCCCAATAACGATTAAGAAAAAAATTACTAATTGGAACAATTATAATAATTGCCATTTGAGCCCAAATATACCATAAGCCAATTAAATTAACCATTAGAAACATTATTAAAAGATTAATACCTAAGCCTGAAATCGATACAATCATGTACTTATAGAAAAAAGAAGACCTTCTTTCTGTTTTAAATGTCCACTTAACATTGATAAAGTAAGACACTATT contains the following coding sequences:
- the rfbB gene encoding dTDP-glucose 4,6-dehydratase, giving the protein MKLLVTGGAGFIGSNFVLYMLQQHPDYQIVNVDALTYAGNLENLKSIENHPNHKFVKADITDVQAMDALFSQGVDVVVNFAAESHVDRSILEPEVFVKTNVLGTQVLLDAAKKYSVTKFVQVSTDEVYGSLGATGLFTEETPLTPNSPYSASKAGGDLLVRAYHETFGLPVNITRCSNNYGPYQFPEKLIPLMISRALADQALPVYGDGMNIRDWLYVEDHCSAIDLVIHEGVNGEVYNIGGNNERTNVHIVNTVLQELGKPDSLITYVQDRPGHDRRYGIDPTKIMNELGWKPKHTFETGIKETIQWYLNNREWWTRIQSGEYQKYAELQYGDRLGESL
- the rfbC gene encoding dTDP-4-dehydrorhamnose 3,5-epimerase yields the protein MKATALQLKGANMLEPVVHGDKRGFFMESYNEEVMHKLGVNYNFIQDNQSLSADVGVLRGLHYQLNPKAQTKLIRVLTGAIYDVIVDIRRNSPTFGQWVGVILSEYNKRQLLVPKGFAHGFCTLVPNTQVLYKVDEYYSPENDRGILWNDPALGIDWPTSSPILSDKDQRHPVLKDAELNFEL
- a CDS encoding GtrA family protein: MNLMGLIQSNIVKQFIKYAIVGVIGTAVQSLTLILLVEKMSANPLLGSVIGFIFSLIVSYFINVKWTFKTERRSSFFYKYMIVSISGLGINLLIMFLMVNLIGLWYIWAQMAIIIIVPISNFFLNRYWAFA